In Bacillota bacterium, a single genomic region encodes these proteins:
- a CDS encoding ABC transporter ATP-binding protein has protein sequence MAKAVVVTDLTRRYSLGEVLVTALDSVSISITHGEFVSIMGTSGSGKSTLLNLIGGLDRFDSGKVIVDGLDIASLDENELAKYRRERIGFIFQSYNLIPTLTALQNVELPLIFAGVPKDERSRRAESMLQAVGLGQRANHRPTELSGGEQQRVAVARALINNPSIILGDEPTGNLDSKTGEEIMRLLTWLNKEKGLTIIMVTHDAEKARHADRIIHIKDGRIINQIEGW, from the coding sequence TTGGCTAAGGCAGTTGTGGTAACTGATCTGACTCGCAGGTATTCTTTGGGAGAGGTTCTAGTTACTGCTCTTGACAGCGTATCTATATCAATTACGCATGGTGAGTTCGTAAGCATTATGGGCACCTCCGGCTCCGGCAAATCCACTCTTTTAAACCTAATCGGCGGGCTTGATCGCTTTGATTCCGGTAAGGTTATTGTCGATGGCTTAGATATAGCATCCCTAGATGAAAACGAACTTGCAAAATATCGCCGTGAGCGCATCGGTTTTATTTTTCAATCCTACAATTTAATCCCTACCCTGACTGCCCTGCAAAATGTTGAGCTGCCACTCATATTTGCAGGCGTTCCAAAGGACGAGCGCAGCAGGAGAGCAGAAAGCATGCTACAAGCTGTTGGTCTTGGGCAGAGGGCAAATCATCGGCCAACAGAGCTGAGCGGCGGTGAACAGCAGAGAGTGGCCGTTGCAAGGGCACTTATCAACAACCCGTCAATAATTCTTGGGGATGAACCCACCGGTAACTTAGATAGTAAAACCGGTGAGGAGATAATGAGGCTTCTCACATGGTTAAATAAGGAGAAAGGGCTTACTATTATTATGGTAACCCACGATGCAGAAAAAGCGCGCCATGCAGATAGAATTATTCATATAAAAGACGGCAGAATTATAAACCAGATTGAAGGATGGTAA